A region of Notolabrus celidotus isolate fNotCel1 chromosome 4, fNotCel1.pri, whole genome shotgun sequence DNA encodes the following proteins:
- the LOC117811166 gene encoding ubiquitin carboxyl-terminal hydrolase 37-like — MYQISMEKRKLGERSEAEDIRPQHSYHWRANIHDASPALFNEAERTPLGCEPHSPTKKRKRVSLPEEERESKRRRLSTIHEPEVELKGQTERKAAPQKKTEACRSNISDKPLRHEHVQSLGFPNIGQTCYMNSCLQSLLTLDDFVDDVKRQKKVWRSNPDAGVMRYLTKIKKARPTKDLAKKTLLLSNFKTALSAWNPEFKDNQQKDAHEFLSSVLQQIRSLGPQLQYLAATTDQTYTCPVKKHIEFTMENTRTCKSCGAGSTRQEKYTDLSLDIALGGGTVEDMLEDYLKETDLEYRCECGANMSGQRSSFATMPKALVLHLKRIRYDSSYQLEKVRDPVDLFRELVIPSKEGGSCYSLVSAISHIGAGAGSGHYISDGVDLDVPVEDPEDRWFTYNDTVVRETSGASVCKLRSQNAYVLVYKRKD; from the exons ATGTATCAAATCTCTATGGAGAAG aggaaGCTTGGTGAACGTTCAGAGGCAGAGGACATCAGGCCTCAACACAGCTATCATTGGAG AGCTAACATCCATGATGCTTCACCTGCCCTGTTCAATGAAGCAGAAAGGACACCATTGGGGTGTGAGCCCCACAGTCCAACCAAG AAAAGAAAGCGTGTTTCTTTACctgaagaggaaagagagtCAAAGAGACGACGCCTCTCCACCATTCACGAACCTGAGGTGGAGTTAAAAGGCCAAACAGAAAGGAAGGCTGCCCcccagaagaagacagaggcTTGTCGCTCAAACATCAGCGACAAGCCTCTCAGACATGAGCATGTCCAGAGTCTCGG ATTTCCAAACATCGGACAAACCTGTTACATGAACTCCTGTCTACAAAGCCTTCTGACACTGGATGACTTTGTCGACGATGTCAAACGTCAGAAGAAGGTGTGGCGTTCAAACCCTGACGCAGGAGTTATGAG ATATTTAACAAAAATCAAAAAGGCTCGCCCCACGAAGGACTTGGCTAAAAAAACACTCCTTCTGAGCAACTTCAAGACGGCCCTCTCTGCTTGGAATCCAGAATTCAAAGATAACCAACAGAAG gatGCACATGAGTTCTTATCTTCAGTTCTGCAACAAATCAGGAGTTTGGGTCCACAACTGCAGTACCTGGCAGCCACCACGGACCAGACCTACACGTGCCCTGTCAAAAAACACATAGAGTTCACCATGGAGAACACAAGGACCTGCAAAAG CTGTGGTGCAGGATCCACGAGACAGGAGAAATACACTGACCTATCCCTGGACATAGCACTTGGAGGTGGAACAGTTGAGGACATGCTGGAGGACTATCTTAAG GAGACCGATCTGGAGTACCGCTGTGAATGTGGTGCCAACATGTCAGGCCAGCGCTCATCATTCGCAACCATGCCAAA AGCTCTAGTCCTGCATCTTAAACGAATCCGGTACGATTCAAGTTACCAACTGGAGAAGGTCCGTGACCCGGTAGACCTCTTCAGGGAACTGGTGATTCCTTCCAAAGAG GGTGGTAGCTGCTACAGCCTTGTCAGCGCCATCAGTCACATCGGCGCAGGAGCAGGAAGTG GACACTACATCTCAGATGGAGTGGATCTGGATGTGCCAGTGGAGGACCCAGAGGACCGTTGGTTCACTTACAATGACACAGTAGTTAGAGAAACCAGCGGTGCCTCTGTGTGCAAGCTGCGAAGTCAAAACGCCTACGTCCTAGTCTACAAAAGAAAG GATTAG